Proteins found in one Bacteroidota bacterium genomic segment:
- a CDS encoding NUDIX domain-containing protein, which produces MQKILLVDKSNKPIGVEEKMRVHKIGLLHRAFSILIFNNQGETLIQKRAANKYHSRGLWSNTCCSHQSAGSSLLEQIHIRLEEEMGFDCELKWCYDFSYNHTLSNNLIENEYDMIYVGKYNANPVISGSKKTGNFYKTIYF; this is translated from the coding sequence ATGCAGAAAATTTTATTAGTTGATAAAAGTAACAAACCAATTGGCGTAGAGGAAAAAATGAGAGTTCATAAAATTGGTCTTTTACATCGGGCATTTTCAATTTTAATATTCAATAATCAAGGTGAAACACTAATTCAAAAAAGAGCTGCCAATAAATATCACTCTCGAGGTCTGTGGTCGAATACTTGTTGTAGTCATCAGTCTGCAGGTTCGTCTTTGCTGGAGCAAATTCATATTAGATTAGAAGAAGAAATGGGATTTGATTGTGAATTGAAATGGTGCTATGATTTTTCATATAATCATACACTTTCGAATAATCTTATTGAAAATGAATATGATATGATTTATGTTGGAAAATATAATGCAAATCCAGTAATTAGTGGTTCTAAGAAAACAGGCAATTTTTATAAAACAATTTATTTTTGA